One Natranaerovirga hydrolytica genomic region harbors:
- the lepA gene encoding translation elongation factor 4 — protein MANNGQENIRNFCIIAHIDHGKSTLADRIIQKTGLLTEREMQEQVLDNMDLERERGITIKAQSVRLVYKAEDGQEYVFNLIDTPGHVDFNYEVSRSLAACEGAILIVDAAQGIEAQTMANVYLALEHDLEILPVINKIDLPSADPERVKKEIEDVIGLDASNAPLISAKEGKNIEDVLEQIVKSIPAPNGDENKPLKALIFDSMFDPYKGVIVSCRIKEGKVKKGTKIKMMATKKEFEVVELGYFGAGQFLQTDELSSGMVGFISASIKNVQDTRVGDTITEANNPTAEMLPGYKKVNPMVFCGLYPAEGTKYQDIREALEKLQLNDAALQFEPETSVALGFGFRCGFLGLLHMEIIQERLEREYDLDIVATAPGVIYKVYKTDGEFIELANPSDMPEPSTIKTMEEPFVSAEIMVPTEYIGPIMELTQDRRGEYLGMDYIDENRAILHYEIPLNEIIFDFFDALKSKTRGYASFDYELKGYKESDLVKLDVLINKEVVDAFSMIVHRDKAYERGKKITEKLKEEIPRHMFEIPIQSAVGNKVIARETIKAMRKDVLSKCYGGDISRKRKLLEKQKEGKKRMRQVGNVEVPQKAFMSVLKLGD, from the coding sequence ATGGCAAATAATGGACAAGAAAATATTAGAAATTTTTGTATTATAGCACATATAGATCATGGTAAATCTACATTAGCAGACCGTATCATTCAAAAAACAGGTTTGCTAACAGAAAGAGAAATGCAAGAGCAAGTACTAGACAATATGGATTTAGAAAGAGAAAGAGGCATTACTATAAAAGCTCAATCCGTAAGGTTGGTATACAAAGCAGAAGACGGACAAGAATACGTATTTAATTTAATAGATACACCAGGACATGTTGACTTTAATTATGAAGTGTCAAGAAGTTTAGCTGCTTGTGAAGGAGCCATATTAATTGTAGATGCGGCTCAAGGAATTGAAGCTCAAACCATGGCAAATGTGTATTTGGCACTAGAACATGATCTGGAAATCTTACCTGTTATAAATAAAATTGACTTACCCAGTGCAGATCCAGAAAGGGTAAAAAAAGAAATTGAAGATGTTATTGGTTTAGATGCTTCTAATGCACCTTTAATCTCAGCAAAAGAAGGTAAAAATATAGAAGATGTACTAGAGCAAATTGTAAAATCTATTCCTGCGCCTAATGGAGATGAAAATAAGCCATTAAAAGCATTAATATTTGATTCTATGTTTGATCCTTATAAAGGAGTTATTGTTTCTTGTAGAATAAAAGAAGGTAAGGTAAAAAAAGGCACAAAAATTAAAATGATGGCTACAAAAAAAGAATTTGAAGTGGTAGAGTTAGGATATTTTGGTGCAGGTCAATTCTTACAAACAGATGAATTATCATCAGGTATGGTAGGTTTTATTTCAGCCAGCATTAAAAATGTACAAGACACAAGGGTTGGAGATACAATAACAGAAGCCAATAATCCCACAGCAGAAATGTTGCCTGGATATAAAAAAGTTAATCCAATGGTATTTTGTGGTCTGTACCCAGCAGAAGGTACAAAGTATCAAGACATTAGAGAAGCGCTGGAAAAACTACAACTTAATGATGCGGCATTACAATTTGAACCTGAGACATCGGTTGCATTAGGCTTTGGTTTTAGATGTGGCTTTTTAGGTTTGTTGCATATGGAAATTATCCAAGAAAGATTGGAAAGAGAATATGACTTAGACATTGTTGCAACAGCACCAGGGGTTATCTATAAGGTGTATAAGACAGATGGAGAATTTATTGAACTGGCCAATCCATCGGATATGCCAGAACCATCAACTATTAAAACAATGGAAGAACCTTTTGTCTCTGCAGAAATAATGGTTCCTACAGAATATATTGGGCCGATTATGGAATTAACCCAAGATAGACGAGGCGAATATCTTGGTATGGATTATATTGATGAGAATAGAGCCATATTACATTATGAAATTCCATTAAATGAAATTATATTTGACTTTTTTGATGCCTTAAAATCTAAAACAAGAGGATATGCGTCTTTTGATTATGAGTTAAAAGGGTATAAAGAGTCAGACTTAGTAAAATTAGATGTATTAATTAATAAAGAAGTAGTAGATGCTTTTTCTATGATCGTTCATAGAGACAAAGCTTACGAAAGAGGCAAAAAAATTACAGAAAAATTGAAAGAGGAAATACCAAGACATATGTTTGAGATTCCAATTCAATCAGCTGTAGGTAACAAGGTAATTGCAAGAGAAACCATAAAAGCAATGCGAAAAGACGTATTGTCTAAATGTTATGGTGGAGATATTTCAAGAAAAAGAAAATTACTTGAAAAACAAAAAGAAGGTAAAAAACGTATGAGACAA
- a CDS encoding stage II sporulation protein P: MERRNEAIGIGKGNIAIILVMILLLSNIIYKTYEIYFPNTFNGFSFNLVERTSDYLSKQLVTRSVPLLSYTLDTQETMNHQNDSIEKSPYNKLLSLAVPLLGYTIEGDTNHYATVVELEPKIETMVNQEKSNIEDTEIEEENIETIQEDVSYTNQSVENQMPTSYVYTLDQLKDFNFLINNIYTVDSKIYMTQKDFEVENWLNQDMSVDFTEDKPKILIYHSHSQEAFIDSREGVMDDTVVGLGTLLTEILETEYNVNVMHHKGIYDMVDGRLDRSRAYGLAAVPVSKILEENPSIEVVIDLHRDGVPDHVHLVTEIDGKQTAKIMFFNGISRRMVNGEMVENTYLPNPYVKDNMALSLQMQLKSAELYPGFTRKVYLKGDRYNMHLSPKALLIEVGAQNNTVEEARNAMEPLAQIIYETFSPTN, encoded by the coding sequence ATGGAAAGAAGAAACGAGGCCATTGGTATTGGTAAAGGAAATATAGCAATAATTTTAGTAATGATTTTATTATTATCCAATATTATTTATAAAACCTACGAAATATATTTTCCCAATACATTTAATGGTTTTTCCTTTAATTTAGTAGAAAGGACAAGTGATTATCTTAGCAAACAACTTGTTACAAGGTCTGTACCCTTATTAAGTTATACTTTAGATACTCAAGAAACCATGAATCATCAAAATGATTCAATAGAAAAAAGTCCATACAATAAATTACTTTCTTTAGCTGTACCACTACTAGGGTATACAATAGAAGGTGATACCAATCATTATGCTACAGTTGTAGAGCTAGAGCCAAAGATTGAAACAATGGTTAATCAAGAGAAAAGTAACATAGAAGATACTGAAATAGAAGAAGAAAATATAGAAACCATACAAGAAGATGTAAGCTATACCAATCAGTCTGTAGAAAATCAAATGCCAACATCCTATGTGTATACTTTAGATCAACTCAAAGACTTTAATTTTTTAATTAATAATATTTATACGGTAGACAGTAAAATATATATGACGCAAAAAGATTTTGAAGTTGAAAACTGGTTGAACCAAGATATGTCTGTGGATTTTACAGAAGATAAGCCTAAAATCCTCATTTATCATAGTCATTCACAAGAAGCTTTTATAGACAGTAGAGAAGGTGTAATGGACGATACCGTTGTTGGATTAGGCACCTTGTTAACGGAAATATTAGAAACAGAATACAATGTGAATGTCATGCATCATAAAGGTATTTATGATATGGTAGATGGACGATTAGATCGGTCAAGAGCTTATGGATTAGCAGCTGTTCCTGTGTCTAAAATATTAGAAGAAAATCCTTCTATTGAAGTCGTTATTGATTTACATAGAGATGGGGTTCCAGATCATGTGCACTTGGTGACAGAGATAGATGGCAAACAAACAGCTAAAATAATGTTTTTTAATGGTATTAGTAGAAGAATGGTTAATGGAGAGATGGTAGAAAATACGTATTTACCGAATCCATATGTTAAAGATAATATGGCATTAAGTTTGCAAATGCAATTAAAGTCTGCAGAATTATACCCTGGATTTACAAGAAAAGTCTACTTAAAAGGGGATCGATACAATATGCATTTAAGTCCTAAAGCATTATTAATTGAAGTGGGTGCTCAAAACAATACTGTAGAAGAAGCTAGAAACGCAATGGAGCCTTTGGCACAAATCATATACGAAACTTTTTCTCCAACAAATTAA
- the holA gene encoding DNA polymerase III subunit delta, with the protein MMQNLKKQLQNNALNNIYLFTGEENYLKNTYRERVKSALLPSDDMMNYSYYEGKQIKVSDVTDIADTLPFFSDKRLIIVQNSELFKSGKKEESALMADYIEKVPSSTYMVFIEDEVDKRSKLYKVLNKVGQVVVFNKLNESEIKKWVKHTAKKNNMSLSDYVAEHFIYTVGIDMETVEKEMDKLISYSMDKKGIEMEDIEAVCTPLLENKIFEMIDAIGNKNKEKAIVLYNHLLLLKEPPLRVLFMLVRQFRMILQVKGLSQKGISEFEISKALSIRQFIVKNCMRQGKNFSQNKLKEALEDCLEYEKLVKTGRLEDKIAVEMIVIKYSL; encoded by the coding sequence ATGATGCAAAATTTAAAAAAACAACTACAAAATAACGCATTAAACAATATCTATTTATTTACAGGTGAAGAAAATTATTTAAAAAACACTTATAGAGAGAGGGTAAAATCAGCACTATTACCTTCGGATGATATGATGAACTATAGTTATTATGAAGGCAAACAAATAAAAGTATCAGATGTCACGGATATAGCAGATACACTGCCTTTTTTTAGCGATAAGCGATTGATTATAGTGCAAAATTCTGAGTTATTTAAAAGTGGAAAAAAAGAAGAAAGTGCCTTAATGGCAGATTATATAGAAAAAGTACCTTCTTCTACATATATGGTTTTTATTGAAGATGAAGTGGATAAAAGAAGCAAATTATATAAAGTCCTTAATAAAGTTGGGCAAGTTGTTGTGTTTAATAAATTAAATGAAAGTGAAATAAAAAAATGGGTTAAACACACAGCGAAAAAAAATAACATGTCACTATCAGATTATGTAGCAGAACACTTTATTTATACAGTGGGTATAGATATGGAAACAGTTGAAAAAGAAATGGATAAGTTAATCAGTTATTCAATGGATAAAAAAGGTATAGAAATGGAAGATATAGAGGCTGTATGTACGCCATTGTTGGAAAATAAAATCTTTGAAATGATTGATGCCATTGGAAACAAGAATAAGGAGAAAGCCATTGTTTTATACAATCATTTATTGTTGTTAAAAGAGCCCCCATTAAGGGTGTTGTTTATGTTAGTGAGACAGTTTCGAATGATATTGCAAGTCAAAGGATTAAGTCAAAAAGGGATCAGTGAATTTGAAATAAGCAAGGCATTAAGCATTAGACAATTCATAGTAAAGAATTGTATGAGACAAGGAAAGAATTTTAGTCAGAACAAATTAAAAGAAGCCTTGGAAGATTGTTTAGAGTATGAAAAATTGGTTAAAACAGGGCGATTAGAAGATAAGATAGCCGTAGAGATGATTGTTATAAAATACAGTTTGTAA
- a CDS encoding DNA internalization-related competence protein ComEC/Rec2, whose product MKRPMVIFFVLYLIGLLLASINQYKAILFIAFSIIIMATGYFYKTYLKVWILCLPFICFFAFFWMNNTVINMEQNHIYTFENRVNATIVGEVKSYNVSNNRSVIIIESNRIEINGEQHYDPLSIRVTVNERVKVTLKDQIHAKGTLYALELPRNDGAWNEKLYYNIRNIDYRFFANTIHIEEKNKSMKQFLVDFREVLKSNYQKILPAEEAGIIIAMTLGDRTLLDEDIRTLFQQSGMIHILAISGLHITLLGVFIFSLLKKLNVSIYYAAASTIVLLMLYLLLTGSSISTQRAVFMMGVLLTAFIIGRTYDILSALAFAGFFLLIKNPLYLFDVGFQLSFVAIMGITLLTPHIEGFFRKKNKFITLTSASIAAYISTTPIIAYYYFEIPMYSIVTNILIIPLLTILVPLALFSGLVSIFSLTIGRLSIGLVYFILQFYQIISEWITNLPFNTYLTGRPHWGWIVLFYAIIGLMIYFKNNKTIQRYVAIGTVFLVILFKIMEPNYLEVHFIDVGQGDSIFIKTSNNKHIIVDGGGSIFEEIGTRRLLPFLKYNKIKRIDYMFLTHSDLDHIQGLIEIIDEIQVNYLVVPKTDFRNPLFDELLDKAKTNDVKVIEILKDDMFIIGNTQIRCLFPKEDTMVRGNNDYSLVLSLDYKEVKVLLTGDIEKEQEKVLVDYVDQHQILKVPHHGSKTSSTDDFLQAIQPRVAIISSGVYNTYGHPHQEVIDRYHSYDTIIYNTADDGAIKMVTDGKTLRISTKLPRKE is encoded by the coding sequence ATGAAAAGGCCAATGGTTATTTTCTTTGTATTGTATTTAATTGGCTTATTATTAGCTAGTATAAATCAATATAAAGCTATCCTATTTATTGCTTTTAGTATCATTATAATGGCAACAGGTTATTTCTACAAAACATATTTAAAGGTATGGATTTTATGCTTACCTTTTATATGTTTTTTTGCGTTTTTTTGGATGAATAATACAGTTATCAATATGGAACAAAATCATATATATACGTTTGAAAACCGAGTCAATGCAACAATCGTTGGCGAGGTGAAAAGTTACAATGTATCAAATAATAGAAGTGTTATCATCATTGAATCTAATAGGATTGAAATAAATGGGGAGCAACATTATGATCCACTGAGTATAAGGGTAACAGTAAATGAAAGGGTTAAGGTTACGCTTAAGGATCAAATACACGCAAAAGGAACTTTATATGCATTAGAATTACCACGTAATGATGGCGCTTGGAATGAAAAATTATATTACAATATTAGAAACATAGACTATAGATTTTTTGCCAATACCATTCATATAGAAGAAAAAAACAAATCAATGAAACAGTTTTTAGTTGATTTTAGAGAGGTCTTAAAATCCAATTATCAAAAGATTTTACCGGCGGAAGAGGCAGGTATTATTATTGCAATGACTTTAGGTGACAGAACGTTGTTAGACGAAGATATTAGAACTCTGTTTCAACAAAGTGGTATGATACATATATTAGCCATATCAGGATTACATATAACATTATTAGGTGTATTTATATTTAGCCTGTTAAAGAAACTTAATGTTTCAATATACTACGCTGCAGCCAGCACCATAGTCCTGCTAATGCTGTATCTTCTATTAACAGGAAGTAGCATTTCTACTCAAAGAGCTGTTTTTATGATGGGAGTATTGTTAACAGCTTTTATTATAGGCCGAACTTATGATATTTTATCGGCATTGGCATTTGCAGGTTTTTTCTTACTCATTAAAAATCCATTATATCTTTTTGATGTTGGTTTTCAGCTTTCCTTTGTTGCAATAATGGGAATAACCTTATTAACCCCTCATATTGAAGGCTTTTTTAGGAAGAAAAATAAATTTATTACATTAACCAGTGCTAGTATTGCAGCTTATATTAGTACCACGCCTATTATAGCCTATTACTACTTTGAAATTCCGATGTATTCAATCGTAACCAACATTTTAATTATTCCATTGTTAACCATACTGGTACCTTTAGCTCTTTTTAGTGGGTTGGTGAGTATCTTTAGTTTAACAATAGGCAGATTAAGTATTGGATTGGTTTATTTTATATTACAGTTTTATCAAATAATAAGTGAATGGATTACAAACTTGCCGTTTAATACTTACTTAACAGGGAGGCCACATTGGGGATGGATTGTATTGTTTTATGCCATTATTGGACTTATGATATATTTTAAAAACAATAAAACCATACAAAGGTATGTGGCAATAGGAACAGTCTTTTTAGTGATTCTTTTTAAAATTATGGAACCCAATTATTTGGAAGTCCATTTTATTGATGTTGGACAAGGAGATTCTATATTTATAAAAACCAGTAACAATAAGCATATTATTGTAGATGGCGGTGGTTCAATATTTGAAGAAATTGGGACGAGAAGATTGTTGCCCTTTTTAAAATACAATAAAATAAAAAGAATTGACTATATGTTTTTAACCCACAGTGACTTAGATCATATACAAGGACTGATTGAAATAATAGATGAAATCCAGGTGAACTACTTAGTCGTCCCTAAGACAGACTTTAGAAATCCATTATTTGATGAATTACTGGATAAAGCAAAAACAAATGATGTCAAGGTAATAGAAATTCTAAAGGATGACATGTTTATCATAGGCAATACTCAGATTCGTTGTTTGTTTCCAAAGGAAGACACAATGGTTAGAGGCAATAACGACTACTCATTGGTACTAAGCCTAGATTACAAAGAGGTTAAAGTATTGTTAACAGGCGATATTGAAAAAGAACAAGAAAAAGTATTAGTGGACTATGTGGATCAACATCAAATTCTAAAAGTGCCACATCATGGTTCTAAAACGTCCTCTACAGATGATTTCTTACAAGCCATACAACCTAGAGTGGCCATTATTTCATCAGGAGTGTACAATACCTATGGCCATCCTCACCAAGAAGTCATAGACAGATACCATTCTTATGATACAATAATATATAATACGGCAGATGATGGTGCCATTAAAATGGTAACAGATGGCAAGACTTTACGTATTTCTACAAAATTACCAAGGAAGGAATAA
- a CDS encoding GerMN domain-containing protein: MTNIGKILLIMILITFLVGCTATLEEDSTYKILEKNNIELYYLNQDRTDLVVETIDVESGMDTSSMITMVLERLSVHPEESIYHRSIPEALNVIETRFEEDTATITFDSYYTELSSLQEVLLRGSIVKTLTQFEEVEYVEFYINDQPLLDREERPIGLMSASDFVGDINNQESIINDIQVVLYFSNEDGSALEKEELRLLIDTNESLERKIIERLIEGPITEGLEPTIPEETVLKDIYIKEGICYVDFNEAFRSRHWGGSTGEVMTIYSIVNTLVELPNIDRVQFLIDGVKQDEFRGHLAFDTLFERNLDLVNMDE, encoded by the coding sequence ATGACTAACATTGGTAAAATTTTATTAATTATGATACTCATTACTTTTCTAGTAGGTTGTACAGCCACACTAGAAGAAGATTCAACATATAAAATATTAGAGAAAAACAATATAGAGTTATATTACTTAAATCAAGACAGAACAGACCTGGTGGTTGAAACAATTGATGTGGAAAGTGGTATGGATACCTCTAGTATGATCACTATGGTGTTAGAGCGATTAAGTGTGCACCCAGAAGAAAGTATTTATCATAGAAGCATTCCAGAAGCTCTTAACGTGATAGAAACTCGTTTTGAAGAAGATACGGCTACCATTACATTTGATAGCTATTATACAGAATTGTCATCTCTTCAAGAAGTATTATTAAGAGGCTCTATTGTCAAGACATTAACTCAATTTGAAGAAGTAGAGTATGTTGAGTTTTATATTAATGATCAACCTTTGCTGGATAGAGAAGAAAGACCGATTGGTTTGATGAGTGCATCTGACTTTGTAGGTGATATTAATAACCAAGAAAGTATTATTAATGATATACAAGTGGTATTATATTTTTCAAATGAAGATGGCAGTGCATTAGAAAAAGAAGAACTAAGATTGTTAATTGATACAAATGAATCCTTAGAAAGAAAAATTATTGAAAGATTAATAGAAGGACCCATTACTGAAGGATTAGAACCAACCATACCTGAAGAAACGGTCTTAAAGGATATATATATTAAAGAAGGCATTTGTTATGTTGATTTTAATGAAGCATTTCGTTCCAGACATTGGGGTGGCAGTACAGGAGAAGTGATGACCATTTACTCTATTGTTAATACCCTTGTGGAATTGCCTAATATTGATAGAGTTCAATTTCTTATTGATGGGGTTAAGCAAGATGAATTTAGAGGGCATCTAGCATTTGATACTTTGTTTGAAAGAAATTTAGATTTAGTAAATATGGATGAATAA
- a CDS encoding sensor histidine kinase, with protein sequence MLLTYIIVGIIPLVILISALLGSVERHLLDQKTNHLQRQVNILTSQLTATNYIRSEVRRSDLIEYEINQLGEEIKGRVLIVNSNLMVIKDTNQVEEGRTIISEDVVRGLSGDSYIRRLDDNERIQAIAPVKDNDTQDNIGVVIVTASVLDVYETISELRNISIIIFIITVFVILILSYYFSEVLTRPFKELLKYIKEITDGHFEEHITVKGHQEIEEISEAFNEMTNRLQETEQSRQEFVSNVSHELKTPLTSIKVLADTLLSQEGAPVEMYVEFLEDIRNEIDREDKIINDLLSLVKLNKKEVELNIDKININILIEQILRRLQPLAKKDNIELIFETHREVVAQIDEVKLTLGLTNIIENAIKYNLENGRVKISLDADHKFFYVKIVDSGVGIPKESIDKIFNRFYRVDKARSRETGGTGLGLAIAKNSILMHKGFINVKSKEGEGTTFTLRIPLYN encoded by the coding sequence ATGCTTCTAACCTACATCATCGTAGGAATAATACCTTTAGTCATATTAATTAGTGCTTTACTTGGAAGTGTTGAAAGACATTTATTGGATCAAAAAACAAATCATTTGCAAAGGCAAGTTAATATTTTAACCAGTCAGTTAACCGCCACAAATTATATTAGAAGTGAAGTAAGACGTAGTGATTTAATTGAATATGAAATTAATCAATTAGGTGAAGAAATAAAAGGTCGGGTACTCATCGTTAATAGCAATCTTATGGTTATTAAAGATACCAACCAAGTTGAAGAAGGTCGGACCATTATTTCTGAGGATGTGGTGAGAGGTTTAAGTGGAGACAGTTATATTAGAAGATTAGATGATAACGAAAGAATACAAGCCATCGCCCCTGTAAAAGATAATGATACTCAAGACAATATTGGGGTTGTGATTGTAACAGCTTCTGTACTGGATGTATACGAAACCATTAGTGAATTAAGGAATATCTCAATTATCATATTTATCATTACTGTATTTGTTATATTAATTTTAAGTTATTATTTCTCAGAAGTGTTAACAAGACCTTTTAAAGAGTTGCTTAAATACATTAAAGAAATAACCGATGGGCATTTTGAAGAACATATAACGGTAAAAGGTCATCAAGAAATAGAGGAAATTTCAGAAGCATTTAATGAAATGACCAACAGATTACAAGAAACCGAGCAATCTAGACAAGAATTTGTATCTAACGTTTCACACGAATTAAAAACACCTCTTACATCTATAAAAGTTCTTGCAGATACATTGCTATCTCAAGAAGGTGCGCCAGTAGAAATGTATGTTGAGTTTTTAGAAGATATTCGAAATGAAATCGATCGAGAAGATAAAATTATTAATGATTTACTATCTCTTGTAAAACTGAATAAAAAGGAAGTCGAATTGAATATAGATAAAATCAATATTAACATATTAATTGAACAAATCTTAAGAAGATTACAACCCTTAGCTAAGAAAGATAATATTGAATTGATTTTTGAAACCCATAGAGAGGTTGTTGCGCAAATAGATGAAGTGAAATTAACGTTGGGGCTTACCAATATCATTGAAAATGCTATAAAATATAATCTGGAAAATGGTAGGGTGAAAATTTCTTTAGATGCGGATCATAAGTTCTTTTATGTCAAAATAGTGGATTCAGGAGTAGGCATACCAAAAGAATCAATAGACAAAATCTTTAATAGATTCTACAGAGTAGATAAAGCTAGATCAAGAGAAACGGGTGGGACAGGCTTGGGTTTAGCTATTGCAAAAAACTCTATACTCATGCATAAAGGATTTATCAATGTAAAAAGTAAAGAAGGAGAAGGCACAACATTTACCCTTCGTATACCTTTATACAATTAA
- a CDS encoding response regulator transcription factor, with protein MSKKILVVDDEKVIVKGIKFGLEQDDIEVEVAYDGEEAIEKTKEMTFDLIVLDLMLPKMDGLEVCQQVREFSQVPIIMLTAKGDDMDKIMGLEYGADDYMTKPFNILELKARIKAIFRRQLVQTQSSEEVEQDIMDVGDLKIEFSSRRVYILNEEVNLTAKEFDLLELLVKNPNKVFSRENLLNIVWGYDYPGDVRTVDVHVRRLREKIESNASDPKYIHTKWGVGYFFQNKQGH; from the coding sequence TTGAGTAAAAAAATTTTAGTAGTAGATGATGAAAAAGTAATTGTTAAAGGCATTAAGTTTGGTTTAGAACAAGATGATATAGAAGTTGAAGTGGCCTATGATGGAGAAGAAGCCATTGAAAAAACGAAAGAAATGACTTTTGATTTGATTGTTTTAGATTTAATGTTACCAAAGATGGATGGGTTAGAAGTTTGTCAACAAGTCAGGGAGTTTTCACAAGTGCCTATTATAATGCTTACAGCTAAAGGCGATGATATGGATAAAATAATGGGATTAGAATATGGCGCAGACGATTATATGACCAAACCTTTTAATATTCTAGAATTAAAAGCAAGAATAAAAGCAATCTTTAGAAGACAGTTGGTTCAAACCCAATCGAGTGAAGAGGTAGAACAAGATATAATGGATGTAGGCGACCTAAAAATTGAATTTTCAAGTAGAAGAGTCTACATATTAAATGAAGAAGTGAACTTAACAGCAAAAGAATTTGACTTATTAGAGTTACTGGTTAAAAATCCTAACAAAGTTTTTAGTAGGGAAAACTTATTAAACATTGTTTGGGGTTATGATTATCCAGGAGATGTGCGTACTGTAGATGTTCATGTGCGTCGGTTAAGAGAAAAAATTGAATCCAATGCAAGTGATCCAAAGTATATTCATACAAAATGGGGTGTAGGATATTTTTTCCAGAATAAGCAAGGTCATTAA
- a CDS encoding helix-hairpin-helix domain-containing protein, whose amino-acid sequence MKFNKYVKLVVVFSMVLLFGMVYILVVFEVEGDVLIVDGYYEEEDALDIEANEDTHSIEEDDLFNYVFVSGAIKNPGVYEVEDNTRVFTVIKLAGGLEEDADINAVNQAEPVMDGQHIYFPTVKEVEEGYSVEASQSNFLININTATLEQLATLPSIGEVKARSIIDYRTSQGKFQSTEEIMNIDGIKDGIYNRIKEFITI is encoded by the coding sequence ATGAAGTTCAATAAGTATGTGAAGTTAGTTGTGGTATTTAGTATGGTATTGCTTTTTGGAATGGTCTATATTCTAGTTGTTTTTGAAGTTGAAGGGGATGTTTTAATTGTTGATGGGTATTATGAAGAAGAGGATGCCTTAGACATAGAAGCAAATGAGGATACCCATAGTATAGAAGAGGATGATTTATTCAATTATGTTTTTGTAAGTGGTGCCATAAAAAATCCAGGTGTATACGAAGTAGAAGACAACACTCGAGTGTTTACAGTCATTAAGTTAGCAGGCGGTTTAGAAGAAGATGCAGACATTAATGCAGTCAACCAAGCAGAGCCTGTTATGGATGGACAACATATTTATTTTCCAACAGTAAAAGAAGTAGAAGAAGGCTATAGTGTAGAAGCCAGTCAAAGCAATTTTTTGATTAATATTAATACGGCAACCTTAGAACAACTGGCGACTTTGCCAAGTATTGGAGAAGTGAAAGCAAGAAGTATTATTGATTATAGAACCTCACAAGGTAAGTTTCAATCAACAGAAGAGATTATGAATATTGATGGTATAAAAGATGGGATATATAATAGAATTAAAGAGTTTATTACAATATAA
- a CDS encoding methylglyoxal synthase produces the protein MMDIKKMNKQKKIALVAHDNRKKDLIAWVKVNKEILSKHFLFGTGTTGKLISEATELPVVRYNSGPIGGDQQIGSRIIEGDIDFMVFFWDPLEAQPHDPDVKALLRIAVLYDIPVAMNQATADFIFTSHLMEEEYERFVIDYTKRLKRKI, from the coding sequence ATGATGGACATAAAAAAAATGAACAAACAAAAAAAGATAGCATTAGTTGCTCATGATAATAGAAAAAAAGATTTGATTGCTTGGGTCAAAGTTAATAAAGAAATATTATCTAAACATTTTTTGTTTGGTACAGGAACGACAGGAAAATTAATTAGCGAAGCAACAGAATTGCCAGTTGTAAGGTACAACAGTGGTCCCATAGGAGGCGATCAACAAATCGGTTCAAGGATTATAGAAGGGGATATTGACTTTATGGTATTTTTTTGGGATCCATTGGAAGCACAGCCCCATGACCCAGATGTAAAGGCACTTCTAAGAATAGCGGTTTTATACGATATTCCAGTAGCTATGAATCAAGCAACAGCAGACTTTATATTTACTTCTCATTTAATGGAAGAAGAATATGAAAGGTTTGTTATTGACTATACAAAGAGATTAAAAAGAAAAATATAA